The Onychomys torridus chromosome 2, mOncTor1.1, whole genome shotgun sequence sequence ATATCTTCAATTCCTAGGGTCATACAGAAGATTTATGGGTGAGCAGAGGATGCAATTCACAGAAATTCTTGCAGtactgtggtaatattttatttgtgctctcccaaataaaacttatctggggaatcagaggacagagacagccactagattagacatagaggccagacagtggtggcacacacccttaatcctatcacttgggaggcagagatccctctggatctctgtgagttcaaggccacatggggaaacagagccaggcatggtggcacacacctttaatcccagcatttgagatctcatatctttGCTTGGAaaggacacacaccttcaattccaggaagtgatggcaggaagcagaaaggcatataaggtgcaAGGACCAGGAACCAAAGACTTTtgagcagttcagctaagatccattccagtgaggattcagaggctttcagtctgagggaaAAAGATCAGCTgaagagttggcaaggtgaggttggctatgtggcttgttctgtctctctgatctttcagaatttaccccaatatctggctccaggttttttctatctgtaagaccttttaagattcatgttacacaatACTGATGTGCTGTCCTCTATATTCCTTCTGTAGGTACCGGAAGCTTCCTTACTACCATCATCCTTCTTCTCTACTGGATTGCCTGAATGCCTCCATTCACTTCCTGAAGTCTCTGAAAGCCTATGGGGTGGATCCCTCCCGGGTTGTACTCTGTGGAGACAGCATTGGAGGTGGGGCTGCAGGTATTATCACCCAGACCTTGGTAGGCAGAACAGATCTTCCCAAGATCCGGGCTCAGATCCTGATTTATCCAATCCTCCAGTCACTGTATTTCCAGACCCCATCAAAGCTGCAGAATGCAAATATTCCATTCCTCACCAAAGATTTCATGATGAACTGTCTTTGTAGATATCTGGCCATTGACCCCTCCTGGAAAGATGCCATGTTGACAGGTGCCTGTATGCCCCCAAGTGCTTGGAAGAAGTATGAGAAATGGCTAAGCACTGACAACATCCCTAAAATGTTCAGGAGCAAATACCAGCAGCCTGAGTCACCCGCACCTTTTAATGAGGCTGCCTATCTAGAAACCAAACATACTATGAATACAGATATTTCTCCCCTCATAGCAGATGACAAAATCATTGCTCAGGTTCCTGAGGCATTCGTGGTGACCCTTCAGTGGGATTTTATCCGTGATGATGGTTTGCTCTACAAGAAGCGCTTAGAAGACCAAGGGGTCCCTGTGACCTGGTACCATGTAGATGGCTTTCATGGCTGTGCTCTCCTTTTTGATAGGAAGTTTTTCTCTTTCCCCTGTTCCTTGGATGTTGTAAATGCTGTGGTCAGTTATATAAAGGGCTTATGACTTCAGCATGATGGGAGAACAATTGTCTGGCATCCATAAGACCCCACTCTAATCCACAGCAgggaagaaagattaaaaaaaaaaatcaaggaactAAAGATAGGAGATATCACATCATCCCTGGTGCCTTGAATGAGAAGGGCCAAGGAGAATTTTGCCACAGCTGAGGCTAAGTCTGAGTCTTATTTTTTTagccctttcttttattcttttaatgtaTAAGATAGTGAATTTTGTtacatttcatacacacatattctaAACTTTGCTTTTCTTTGATGTACATACCATGTCTTGTTCCCCACTCCAAATCCCCAAATTgatccccatattccctcctatTTTCAAGCCAtatatgtatgttgtatgtgtgacTTTTTTTCTCTATGCATTTGTTTGTTGATAAGAATCATAGCTCTTGTACATACTGCTATAGTTAACATGCATGAGCTGTTATGTCTATAGTATGCCGATTTAGACTCCTTTGGGTTTATACCCTGGGGTGGTATGTTTGCATTAAATGGAAGATCTATTTCTTAGCTTCTTGTGAAATCTCCATattgatttctgtagtggctgCACTAATTTAACCTTACCACCAACAACATATGAGTGTTTTCTACATCACCCCATCTGCATCAGCATTTGTCATTTTACTGCAtgtatgcatctctctctctctctctctctctctctctctctctgtgtgtgtgtgtgtgtgtgtttcttactATGTAGCACCAACTGACCTGgaattttctgtgtagaccaggctgacctcaaacttacagagttTTGCcttcaggtgtgcaccacaatgcccagcaTATCATTTATTTCCTAATGGTTCTGACTAGGGTGGGATACAGTCTCATGTAATTTTGATTTGTGCTTTGCTGATGACCAAAATGTTGATTTGTTTTCAAATACTTATTGGACACTTAGGCTCTTTGAAAAAAGATTGTTTAACTCATCTTTCCATTTATTGATTTGATGATTTGGATTTTGGCAATTTACCTTTTGAGTTTCTTAGGTATTTATTTTAATCCCCTGTTGAATATATTGTGGACAAAGATTGTCTCTAATTATGTACACTGCCTAAGGACGCTGTTAATCTCTTCTTGTGCTGTGTGAAGCTTTTCAGCATTGTGCAATCCCATTTGACAGGCTGCTGTTGTTCCCCTTAGGGTACTGGAGTCCCTCTCAAACGCCTTGGCTATGCCTGTATCTTGTGTTATCTCTGTTTGTTCAAGCAGTTTTGATGCTGCAGATCTTAAAGTCTTTGACCGGTACTGAAGTGATGATTGTTTAGGAGTCATGGGGATCCAATTTCCTTCTCATACATGTGACTATCCAATTCCCCCACTTCCATGAAGTGGCTATGTGCCTTTGCACCTTAGTGGAAAATCAGGTGGGTTGATTTggggtttgtgggttttttttgtttattcacttGGTTTGTTCAGACAAGGGCTTACTGTGTACTCCTCACTGGCCTGTTACTTACAATATAGTCAagattgacctcaaactcacagcagctctcctgcctcagctccccagtactgagattacaggcctgcacctcTACACTCAGCGTGGTTTTTCAAGTAAGGATGACTTAACTTCTTTCcagtttatctttcttttttgttgttgttcctcttGCTTTGGTGCTCTCAATAATACTTCCAGCAGCACATGGAACAGAATGGAGAGGGTGGGCACATGTCTATCATTCCTGATTTAAAGAGAAATGCATTCAATCTTTCCCCCATGCAGTGTAATTCTGGCTGTAGTTTTGTCATATTATTGAAGCTTTATTATATTGAAGCATATTCtttgtatttataatttcttcaggGATTCATCATGAATGGATGGTAGACTTTGTCAAAGGTCTTCTCTGAATATATTGAGGTGACCATGTGATTTCAGCCCTGactctattttttaatatatttctgaaatatttattcttaatGTGCTAAGATCTCTGAGTCTATTTATGTGCTGTGTTGCTTTTATTGATTGGTGTATGTCTAACCATCTTTGCACTCCTGGGTTGAAAACAACTTGATCATCATAGGACCTTTTTGATTTGTTCATTCAGTCTgcaaatattttaagaagtttcaCAAACATGTCTACTGGGGAAATTTTTCTATaatattctgtttttgttgtgtgtttatCTGGTTTGGACATGAGGATAATAATTTGACATGGTTTGACAcagttccttccttttctgttttatggTGCAGTTTGAGGAGCATTGGTCTTAGCTCTAAAGCATCTCTTTTATTAACTGGGAGATTACCACATCAGTTGTTCACTATATGACACCTCAGTCACATTGTTCATTTATAGATCTGTATAAATTGTTTGTATCATCTTGATTTAATTTCACTAGTTTATTTGTGTCTTAGAAGTTTGCCCATTGCATCTAGATTTTCCAGGATTTCAAAGATCTTTCTAATAATCCTCTGGATTTCATTGTCATCCATTTAACGCCTCATTTTCCATCTCtggttttattgaattttttattatatttgtgttttaattttacatatcagccatgggttcccctgtcctcccccctcccgcccctgtccccaccttccccccctcccctcccctccaaccccatctcctccagggccaagactcccctggggattcatttaaacctggtggattctgtacaggcaggtccagtcccctccctccaggctaagcaaagcatccctatgtaagcccaaggttccaaacagccagctcatgcactaaggacaggtccgggtcccactgcctgggtgcctcccaaacagttcaagctattcaattgtctcacttatccagagggcctgatccagttgggggctccacagctccatgtgcttccattcgtttggctaaatataacaccagtagcacagacactgagagaaacaatcaatcaatgggacctgttgaaactgagaagcttttgtagagcaaaggacatggtcaacaagacaaagggacagcctacagaatgggaaaaggtcttcaccaaccccacatctgacagagggctgatatccagaatatataaagaactcaagaaattagacatcaaaatgcccaacagtccaattaagaaatgggctatagaactaaacagagaattctcaacagaggaagttcaaatgcctgaaagacatttaaggaattgctcaacatccctaattatccgggaaatgcaaatcaaaacgactctgagataccaccttacacctgtcagaatggctaagatcaaaaacacagaagacagcttatgctggagaggatgtgaattttttttttaatagtttgacTAGGTTTTTGTTgatcttgttttgaaaaacaaatccagctgtttcttttgttcattctCTGATTTGTTCTCTATCTCCACTTCATTATTATCTAccaggattattattattattattattattattattattattattattatttctttccatctagTTGTTTGGGGGTTTGGCTCATTCTTACTTTTCTAagaacctttctttcttttatgaactGTTTTCTCTTGTGCTCTCATGATGAAGGCCAcccttttccttcctgtgtgtgtgataCTCCTTTaggtg is a genomic window containing:
- the LOC118578026 gene encoding arylacetamide deacetylase-like 4; translated protein: MLSWVELLLATVCLLVLGVSVWVLIDHLRTTDVPPTITNPLKFRFLHYLFHLTLTWGTILEKMNVCSMPYFFHTVLDITVSKKSVGVFVKDLRFGTIPVRLFQPKAASSKPRRGIIFFHGGGAVLGSLDTYHNLCTFLARETDSVLLSVGYRKLPYYHHPSSLLDCLNASIHFLKSLKAYGVDPSRVVLCGDSIGGGAAGIITQTLVGRTDLPKIRAQILIYPILQSLYFQTPSKLQNANIPFLTKDFMMNCLCRYLAIDPSWKDAMLTGACMPPSAWKKYEKWLSTDNIPKMFRSKYQQPESPAPFNEAAYLETKHTMNTDISPLIADDKIIAQVPEAFVVTLQWDFIRDDGLLYKKRLEDQGVPVTWYHVDGFHGCALLFDRKFFSFPCSLDVVNAVVSYIKGL